The Xanthobacter flavus genome includes a window with the following:
- a CDS encoding FAD-binding oxidoreductase: protein MTGPAAVQSNITEAARSEPSADAGLAEAFAALVGRDNVLAGDEDRRAYAHDRLPFANFRARTGRLAGVMPRLAVRPGSTDEVAAIVRHARANTIQLIPYGNGSGVLGGAIPLAREVMVDLRRLDKIVSLDPQNAMVTVEAGMNGAAFEAALNAEGFTCGHLPQSIEISTVGGWVACRGGGQASSRYGKIEDIVLGLKAVLPDGRLLEVRPLARRSVGPSIRDLMVGGEGAFGIITEVTLRIWKKPEVERGVVLAFPSLEAAWESARLIMQAELRPTIARLYDAAESAERTQGLEAFASNPILGIFAFSGSEPMVSVEQEMSLAIAKAQGAVVAPEGPYHHWKENRYVAYSQKWQAAGYYNDTIEVTGNWSALPGLYAAIAAAVRDIYPDIHFGAHWSHIYPEGACQYMTIRLPPMPEAEALPLHARLWETIQSLTLDHGGSIAHHHGVGVFRNPWLARELGVGLDVLQAIKDTLDPGNLMNPGKLGLRPAAGAVDVRRGG, encoded by the coding sequence ATGACTGGTCCGGCCGCCGTCCAAAGCAACATCACCGAAGCCGCGCGATCCGAACCGTCCGCCGACGCGGGCCTGGCGGAGGCCTTCGCCGCGCTGGTGGGCCGCGACAATGTCCTGGCCGGCGACGAGGACCGCCGCGCCTATGCCCATGACCGTCTGCCCTTCGCCAATTTCCGCGCCCGCACCGGCCGGCTCGCCGGCGTGATGCCGCGCCTCGCGGTGCGGCCCGGCTCGACCGATGAGGTGGCCGCAATCGTGCGCCATGCGCGGGCGAACACCATCCAGCTCATTCCCTACGGCAACGGCTCCGGCGTGCTGGGCGGCGCGATCCCGCTCGCCCGTGAGGTGATGGTGGACCTGCGCCGGCTGGACAAGATCGTCTCGCTCGATCCGCAGAACGCCATGGTCACCGTGGAAGCCGGCATGAACGGCGCGGCGTTCGAGGCGGCGCTGAATGCCGAGGGCTTCACCTGCGGTCACCTCCCGCAATCCATCGAGATTTCGACGGTCGGCGGCTGGGTCGCCTGCCGCGGCGGGGGGCAGGCCTCCAGCCGCTACGGCAAGATCGAGGACATCGTGCTCGGCCTCAAGGCGGTGCTGCCGGACGGCCGCCTGCTGGAGGTGCGCCCGCTCGCGCGCCGCTCGGTCGGCCCGTCCATCCGTGACCTGATGGTGGGCGGGGAGGGCGCCTTCGGCATCATCACCGAGGTCACCCTGCGCATCTGGAAGAAGCCCGAGGTGGAGCGCGGCGTGGTGCTGGCCTTTCCCTCGCTGGAAGCCGCGTGGGAGAGCGCCCGCCTCATCATGCAGGCGGAGCTGCGTCCCACCATCGCCCGCCTTTACGACGCGGCCGAAAGCGCCGAGCGCACGCAGGGGCTGGAGGCGTTCGCGTCCAACCCCATCCTCGGCATCTTCGCCTTCTCCGGCTCCGAGCCCATGGTGAGCGTGGAGCAGGAGATGAGCCTCGCCATCGCCAAGGCGCAGGGCGCGGTGGTGGCGCCCGAGGGGCCGTACCATCACTGGAAGGAAAACCGCTACGTCGCCTATTCCCAGAAATGGCAGGCGGCGGGCTATTACAACGACACCATCGAGGTGACGGGAAACTGGTCCGCCCTTCCGGGCCTGTATGCCGCCATCGCGGCGGCGGTGCGGGACATCTATCCGGACATCCATTTCGGCGCCCACTGGTCGCACATCTATCCCGAGGGCGCCTGTCAATACATGACCATCCGCCTGCCGCCCATGCCGGAAGCGGAAGCCCTGCCGCTCCATGCGCGGCTGTGGGAGACGATCCAGTCGCTGACGCTGGACCACGGCGGCTCCATCGCCCACCATCACGGCGTCGGCGTGTTCCGCAACCCGTGGCTGGCGCGGGAGTTGGGCGTCGGCCTCGACGTCCTGCAGGCCATCAAGGACACGCTGGATCCGGGCAACCTCATGAATCCCGGCAAGCTGGGCCTGCGCCCGGCCGCCGGAGCGGTGGACGTGCGCCGTGGCGGCTGA
- a CDS encoding SDR family NAD(P)-dependent oxidoreductase, translating to MDLGLQGKVALVTGAARGIGRAEALGLAAEGARIVINDIDAEAAARCAEELRRAGHEAAAAPGDVADEAGAAGVVAAAAVAFGRLDILVNNAGAGGRHLGRRVAEMEIEDFDIIVSTHLRSTFLCSKHAIPLMRANGFGRIVNTSSMNVTGGGRPGVANYSAAKAGVLGFTRTVAKEVGADGITVNAIAPGYVATDFIATFSPEKRAVITGQNPVGRFCQPEEVGALVAFLCSTQAAFINGALICMDGGKRDFHWGEA from the coding sequence ATGGATCTGGGACTTCAGGGCAAGGTCGCCCTCGTCACCGGCGCGGCGCGCGGCATCGGCCGGGCGGAGGCGCTGGGGCTCGCCGCCGAAGGCGCGCGCATCGTCATCAACGACATCGATGCGGAAGCTGCCGCCCGCTGCGCCGAGGAGCTGCGGCGCGCCGGGCACGAGGCGGCTGCGGCGCCGGGCGATGTGGCCGACGAGGCTGGCGCGGCGGGCGTTGTGGCTGCGGCGGCGGTCGCCTTCGGGCGGCTCGATATTCTTGTGAACAATGCGGGCGCCGGCGGGCGCCATCTCGGGCGGCGCGTGGCGGAGATGGAGATCGAGGATTTCGACATCATCGTCTCCACCCACCTGCGCAGCACCTTCCTGTGCAGCAAGCACGCCATTCCGCTCATGCGCGCGAACGGCTTCGGCCGCATCGTCAACACCTCGTCCATGAACGTCACCGGTGGCGGCCGGCCGGGGGTCGCCAATTATTCGGCGGCCAAGGCCGGCGTGCTGGGCTTCACCCGCACGGTGGCGAAGGAGGTCGGGGCGGACGGCATCACGGTGAACGCCATCGCCCCCGGCTATGTGGCCACCGATTTCATCGCCACCTTCTCGCCGGAGAAGCGGGCCGTGATCACGGGACAAAATCCCGTCGGCCGCTTCTGCCAGCCGGAGGAGGTGGGCGCGCTCGTCGCCTTCCTATGCTCCACGCAGGCGGCCTTCATCAACGGCGCCTTGATCTGCATGGACGGCGGCAAGCGCGATTTCCATTGGGGTGAAGCATGA
- the xylB gene encoding xylulokinase gives MAADLLIGIDLGAGALKTSVIRLDGALAGEASAPIATSAPYPGWSEQDPHDWWRAVCETVPRALVAAGASPRDVLAVSFSAGAHTQVLEDADGAVIRPAILWNDQRSGPETADLRRQWDARILEIGANRANPTWTLPQMLWLRRHEPAAFARVRRLYVAKDWLRSRLTGTWETDTIDAVGTLMADASTGGWSPELCAMIGWPLETLPPVVAPKTVVGTVTAEAARQTGLAEGTPVVCGTSDTAAETYGAGMTGEGLGVVKLATAATVSVLSRHPRPDFTVINYPHIMPDHWYVIAATNSCASAHKWLRDTFFKRAGEDGSAVFTEMDRLASAVRPGAEGLFFHPYLNGERSPHWDPLLRADFVGMGFNHGPGHFVRALYEGIAYSLKDCLVALRAKGLDFSTARLTGGGAKSALWRQIVADVLDVKVELPAVAEASFGAALLAGVGVGAYADEADAARRVAIVSTATPDPERAALYARGHGLYCEIQASLAPINHRIHAFVADAGSGATARRDEVTHG, from the coding sequence GTGGCGGCTGATCTCCTCATCGGTATCGATCTCGGCGCGGGGGCGCTGAAGACCAGCGTGATCCGCCTCGACGGCGCGCTGGCGGGCGAGGCGTCCGCGCCCATCGCCACCTCCGCGCCCTATCCCGGCTGGAGCGAGCAGGACCCCCACGACTGGTGGCGCGCGGTGTGCGAGACCGTGCCGCGCGCGCTCGTCGCCGCCGGTGCTTCGCCGCGGGATGTGCTCGCCGTCTCCTTCTCCGCCGGCGCCCATACGCAGGTGCTGGAGGATGCGGACGGCGCGGTGATCCGCCCCGCCATCCTGTGGAACGACCAACGCTCCGGCCCCGAGACGGCGGACCTGCGCCGGCAATGGGATGCGCGCATCCTGGAGATCGGCGCCAACCGCGCCAATCCCACCTGGACCCTGCCGCAGATGCTGTGGCTGCGCCGGCACGAGCCGGCCGCCTTCGCCCGCGTGCGCCGGCTTTATGTGGCCAAGGACTGGCTGCGCTCCCGCCTCACCGGCACCTGGGAGACCGACACCATCGACGCCGTCGGCACGCTGATGGCCGATGCCTCCACCGGTGGCTGGTCGCCCGAATTGTGCGCCATGATCGGCTGGCCGCTGGAGACGCTGCCGCCCGTCGTTGCGCCCAAGACGGTGGTGGGCACCGTGACGGCCGAGGCCGCCCGGCAGACCGGCCTCGCCGAGGGCACGCCCGTGGTGTGCGGCACGTCCGACACGGCGGCGGAAACCTATGGCGCCGGCATGACGGGGGAGGGGCTCGGCGTGGTGAAGCTCGCCACCGCCGCGACGGTCAGCGTGCTCTCGCGCCATCCAAGGCCGGACTTCACCGTCATCAACTATCCCCACATCATGCCGGACCACTGGTATGTGATCGCGGCAACCAATTCCTGCGCCTCGGCCCACAAATGGCTGCGCGACACCTTCTTCAAGCGCGCGGGCGAGGACGGCAGCGCGGTGTTCACCGAGATGGACCGCCTCGCGAGCGCCGTGCGGCCGGGGGCGGAAGGCCTGTTCTTCCACCCCTATCTCAACGGCGAGCGCAGCCCGCATTGGGATCCGCTGCTGCGCGCCGATTTCGTGGGCATGGGCTTCAACCACGGGCCGGGACACTTCGTGCGCGCGCTCTATGAGGGCATCGCCTATTCGCTGAAGGACTGCCTCGTCGCCCTGCGCGCCAAGGGGCTCGACTTCTCCACCGCCCGTCTCACCGGCGGCGGGGCGAAGAGCGCCCTGTGGCGGCAGATCGTGGCCGATGTGCTGGATGTGAAGGTGGAGCTGCCGGCGGTGGCGGAAGCCTCCTTCGGTGCGGCGCTGCTGGCCGGTGTCGGTGTCGGGGCCTATGCCGACGAGGCGGATGCGGCGCGCCGCGTCGCCATCGTTTCCACCGCCACGCCCGATCCCGAGCGGGCGGCGCTCTATGCGCGCGGCCACGGCCTGTATTGCGAGATCCAGGCGTCGCTCGCCCCAATCAACCATCGCATCCACGCCTTCGTCGCGGATGCGGGCTCCGGCGCCACGGCGCGCCGGGATGAGGTCACCCATGGCTGA
- a CDS encoding GNAT family N-acetyltransferase, which yields MSDASRDAHHEVQREDGPSRGRYVIRLGGGAEAELSYQRAGDGSRVVTHTGVPPAFEGRGIAGRLVDALIADARAEGFKITPLCSYVAAQFRRHPEWHDLRA from the coding sequence ATGAGCGACGCCAGCCGAGATGCTCACCACGAGGTTCAGCGCGAGGACGGCCCGAGCAGGGGCCGCTATGTCATCCGCCTCGGTGGCGGGGCGGAGGCCGAGCTTAGCTACCAGCGCGCCGGCGATGGTTCGCGCGTCGTCACCCATACCGGCGTCCCGCCGGCCTTCGAGGGGCGCGGCATCGCCGGGCGGCTGGTGGATGCCCTCATCGCCGACGCCCGCGCCGAGGGCTTCAAGATCACCCCGCTCTGCTCCTATGTGGCCGCGCAGTTCCGTCGCCATCCCGAGTGGCACGACCTGCGGGCTTAG
- a CDS encoding carbohydrate ABC transporter permease, whose translation MSRSPRSLAGRVALYGAALLIAVYSAFPIYWMVVSSTRAPQALINSTSLLPGPFTWEYYTNLLELTDYPSQFLNSLIVAAVTVVVTMVFSIMIAYAVTRHRIRGKGIIVGAMLYAYMFPPLLIAIPMFSIFAKLGLGDTLASVIVSHLTLTLPLGVWFLWGFFKSMPFELEEAAMVDGCTRLGAFLRVVLPLSLPGLITVAIFSFLLSWTDYTYALIMIGSDANKTVPVGLASMVGSFDLRWGEIMAGSTLIALPLFGAFALLSQYFIQGLGAGAVKG comes from the coding sequence ATGTCTCGCTCCCCCCGCTCGCTCGCCGGCCGCGTGGCGCTTTATGGCGCCGCCCTGCTCATCGCGGTCTATTCGGCCTTTCCCATCTACTGGATGGTGGTGTCCTCCACCCGCGCGCCGCAGGCGCTCATCAATTCCACGTCGCTGCTGCCGGGTCCGTTCACCTGGGAATACTATACGAACCTTCTGGAGCTGACGGACTATCCCTCCCAGTTCCTGAATTCGCTCATCGTCGCGGCGGTGACGGTGGTGGTGACCATGGTGTTCTCCATCATGATCGCCTACGCGGTCACGCGCCACCGCATCCGGGGCAAGGGGATCATCGTGGGGGCGATGCTCTACGCCTACATGTTCCCGCCGCTGCTCATCGCCATTCCCATGTTCTCGATCTTCGCCAAGCTCGGTCTCGGCGACACGCTGGCGAGCGTCATCGTCTCCCACCTCACCCTCACGCTGCCGCTCGGCGTGTGGTTCCTGTGGGGCTTCTTCAAGAGCATGCCGTTCGAGCTTGAGGAGGCGGCCATGGTGGATGGCTGCACGCGGCTCGGCGCCTTCCTCAGGGTCGTGCTGCCGCTGTCGCTGCCGGGGCTCATCACGGTGGCGATCTTCTCCTTCCTCCTGTCGTGGACGGACTACACCTACGCCCTCATCATGATCGGCTCCGACGCCAACAAGACCGTGCCGGTGGGGCTCGCTTCCATGGTCGGCTCGTTCGACCTGCGCTGGGGCGAGATCATGGCCGGCTCCACCCTCATCGCCTTGCCGCTGTTCGGCGCCTTCGCTTTGCTGAGCCAATACTTCATCCAGGGGCTTGGCGCCGGCGCGGTGAAGGGCTGA
- a CDS encoding ABC transporter substrate-binding protein: MDEIKKDGLSRRTLLKGAGALSAGIAAGGLAAPAVVRAQGTKTIRFLNAETSIDSIRALKVAAAEYEKQFGTKVVVDSVPLDGIFTKVTTSLRGGTPYDIATFAFVGHVLILASEGQLMPLNELTDKYKWGPNILFPVDGKVYWYPYDYNLAWIYYRKDLYEKNKLEVPKTWDGFLKNSQALNGDGTSGALFPIGSNGATNWLSPGFMWAEGVKLFDDKWNIIFDNADMAPRASRYLDFFGDLYKTMPSGTSQASFGEVLSNFTSGKVAHTAYAGRIIETIERNNPALADKYGIMPYMDSAGKHQAVNHGYDGWVVLKTPQSDEAMKFMKWFTENQYINFLHTAPLHFQPPRLDVYDDARWRAHPLIEKHNAAVEMMKSFLTDKNMILTSIDTQGPSPSLKPGKIFEAFVFPEMLQNKVLKGMSSAECVKTAADRMRQVIAS, from the coding sequence ATGGACGAGATCAAGAAGGACGGGCTGTCACGCCGGACCCTTTTGAAGGGCGCCGGAGCCTTGAGTGCCGGCATCGCCGCGGGTGGGCTCGCGGCCCCTGCCGTGGTGCGCGCGCAGGGCACCAAGACCATCCGCTTCCTCAATGCCGAGACCTCCATCGACAGCATCCGCGCGCTGAAGGTGGCGGCGGCGGAATACGAAAAGCAGTTCGGCACCAAGGTGGTGGTGGATTCCGTGCCGCTCGACGGCATCTTCACCAAGGTGACGACCTCGCTGCGCGGCGGCACGCCCTACGACATCGCCACCTTCGCCTTCGTCGGGCATGTGCTGATCCTCGCCTCCGAGGGGCAGCTGATGCCGCTCAACGAGCTGACGGATAAGTACAAGTGGGGTCCGAACATCCTGTTCCCGGTGGACGGGAAGGTCTACTGGTATCCCTACGACTACAACCTCGCCTGGATTTATTACCGCAAGGATCTCTACGAGAAGAACAAGCTTGAGGTGCCGAAGACCTGGGACGGCTTCCTGAAGAACAGCCAGGCCCTCAATGGCGACGGCACGTCCGGCGCCCTGTTCCCCATCGGCTCGAACGGCGCCACCAACTGGCTCTCCCCCGGCTTCATGTGGGCCGAGGGCGTGAAGCTGTTCGACGACAAGTGGAACATCATCTTCGACAATGCGGACATGGCGCCGCGCGCCAGCCGCTATCTCGATTTCTTCGGCGATCTCTACAAGACCATGCCGTCCGGCACGAGCCAGGCGAGCTTCGGCGAGGTGCTCTCGAACTTCACCTCGGGCAAGGTGGCGCACACCGCCTATGCCGGCCGCATCATCGAGACCATCGAGCGCAACAATCCCGCGCTCGCCGACAAGTACGGCATCATGCCCTACATGGATTCCGCCGGTAAGCATCAGGCGGTGAACCACGGCTATGACGGCTGGGTGGTGCTGAAGACGCCGCAGTCCGACGAGGCCATGAAGTTCATGAAGTGGTTCACGGAGAACCAGTACATCAACTTCCTCCACACCGCGCCGCTGCACTTCCAGCCGCCGCGCCTCGATGTCTATGACGATGCGCGCTGGCGGGCTCATCCGCTCATCGAGAAGCACAATGCGGCGGTGGAGATGATGAAGTCGTTCCTCACCGACAAGAACATGATCCTCACCTCCATCGACACGCAGGGCCCCTCGCCCAGCCTGAAGCCGGGCAAGATCTTCGAGGCCTTCGTTTTCCCGGAGATGCTCCAGAACAAGGTGCTGAAGGGCATGTCCTCCGCCGAGTGCGTGAAGACGGCGGCCGACCGCATGCGGCAGGTGATCGCCTCCTGA
- a CDS encoding ABC transporter ATP-binding protein gives MAEVRLNTVRKAYGGQVAVHGVDLHIRDGEFVVFLGPSGCGKSTTLRMIAGLEEITTGTIEIGGRDVTRLEPKDRNIAMVFQNYALYPHKTIYENLAFGLRMRKMDRAEIDRRVKSASAMLGLDPYLERKPKQLSGGQMQRVALGRALVRDPDVFLLDEPLSNLDAKLRVRMREEIARLHQEVGTSMVYVTHDQVEAMTLANRILIMRDGHVQQVGAPLEVYDRPANLFVAGFIGSPEMNLIEGHLERGALRAGSLSIELPPGGIAAAEGTPLVLGVRPEHIGVGEAPGAHAFQVAVIEQLGAQTLCIGEVAGVRLRVMLDRTDAVRSGTTLPIQFRPGRLHVFSKETGARINRADADVGRRPAA, from the coding sequence ATGGCTGAAGTCAGGCTGAACACCGTCCGCAAGGCCTATGGCGGTCAGGTGGCCGTGCATGGGGTGGACCTCCATATCCGCGATGGCGAGTTCGTCGTGTTCCTCGGTCCGTCCGGCTGCGGCAAGTCCACCACGCTTCGCATGATCGCCGGGCTTGAGGAGATCACCACCGGCACCATCGAGATCGGCGGGCGCGACGTGACGCGCCTCGAGCCCAAGGACCGGAACATCGCCATGGTGTTCCAGAACTATGCGCTCTACCCGCACAAGACCATCTACGAAAACCTCGCCTTCGGCCTGCGCATGCGCAAGATGGATCGGGCGGAGATCGACCGCCGGGTGAAGTCCGCCTCCGCCATGCTGGGGCTCGACCCCTATCTGGAGCGCAAGCCCAAGCAGCTCTCCGGCGGGCAGATGCAGCGCGTGGCGCTGGGCCGCGCGCTGGTGCGCGACCCCGACGTGTTCCTGCTCGACGAGCCGCTCTCCAACCTCGACGCGAAGCTGCGTGTACGCATGCGCGAGGAGATCGCCCGGCTGCACCAGGAGGTGGGAACCTCCATGGTCTACGTCACCCACGATCAGGTGGAGGCGATGACGCTCGCCAACCGCATCCTGATCATGCGCGACGGCCACGTGCAGCAGGTGGGCGCGCCGCTGGAGGTGTACGACCGGCCGGCGAACCTGTTCGTCGCGGGCTTCATCGGCTCCCCCGAGATGAACCTCATCGAGGGGCATCTGGAGCGCGGGGCGCTGCGCGCGGGCAGCCTTTCCATCGAGCTGCCGCCGGGGGGCATCGCCGCCGCCGAGGGCACGCCGCTGGTGCTGGGCGTGCGGCCCGAGCACATCGGCGTCGGCGAGGCGCCCGGCGCGCACGCCTTCCAGGTGGCGGTGATCGAGCAACTCGGCGCGCAGACACTGTGCATCGGCGAGGTGGCGGGTGTGCGGCTGCGCGTGATGCTGGACCGCACCGATGCGGTGCGCAGCGGCACGACACTGCCGATCCAGTTCCGGCCCGGCCGGCTGCATGTCTTCTCCAAGGAAACCGGAGCGCGGATCAACCGCGCCGACGCGGACGTGGGGCGGCGGCCCGCCGCCTGA
- a CDS encoding glycerol dehydrogenase, translating to MSVRAFGSPARYIQGPEALGELGALVRLHGQRPFVVADAIVMDLLGTRLKDELAAAEAVTFATFGGECTAAEIDKLAAAARAAGADVVIGVGGGKAIDTAKGVRIALRVPLVIVPTIASNDSPTSRLVVVYTAEHVLSEVRLMEANPDAVLVDTSVIVQAPARFFVAGIGDALSKKFEVAQCAAAGGLNFFKGRPTALAVTIADACYRTIREDGEAAVASVARKAANETVERVVEATILLSGLAFESGGLSIAHSLTRGFSTVPEVARALHGEQVALGLLVQLLAEGRDADFMADMLAFYARLNLPRALEDFGVATDAVVDGIVSVSWDTAPYLRNFVQPLSKEILADAFRTLAVGRAK from the coding sequence ATGAGCGTACGCGCGTTCGGGTCTCCGGCCCGCTACATCCAGGGGCCTGAGGCGCTTGGCGAATTGGGAGCGCTGGTGCGCCTGCACGGCCAACGGCCCTTCGTGGTGGCCGATGCCATCGTCATGGATCTGCTGGGTACGCGCCTGAAGGATGAGCTGGCGGCGGCCGAGGCGGTCACCTTCGCTACCTTCGGCGGGGAATGCACGGCAGCGGAGATCGACAAGCTCGCCGCGGCGGCGCGGGCCGCTGGCGCGGATGTGGTGATCGGCGTCGGCGGCGGCAAGGCCATCGACACCGCGAAGGGCGTGCGGATCGCGCTGCGCGTGCCCCTCGTCATCGTGCCCACCATCGCCTCCAACGACAGCCCCACCTCGCGGCTCGTGGTGGTCTACACGGCCGAGCACGTGCTGAGCGAAGTGCGGCTGATGGAGGCCAATCCCGACGCGGTGCTGGTGGATACGTCCGTCATTGTCCAGGCGCCGGCGCGCTTCTTCGTGGCCGGCATCGGCGATGCGCTGTCCAAGAAATTCGAGGTGGCGCAGTGTGCTGCCGCTGGTGGGCTGAATTTCTTCAAAGGCCGCCCCACCGCGCTTGCCGTCACCATTGCTGATGCCTGCTACCGCACCATCCGGGAGGATGGCGAGGCGGCGGTGGCCTCTGTCGCGCGCAAGGCGGCAAACGAAACGGTGGAGCGGGTGGTGGAGGCGACCATTCTCCTGTCCGGCCTCGCCTTCGAGAGCGGGGGGCTCTCCATCGCCCATTCGCTCACGCGCGGCTTCTCCACCGTGCCGGAGGTGGCGCGGGCGCTGCATGGCGAGCAGGTGGCCCTCGGGCTTCTGGTGCAATTGCTGGCGGAGGGGCGGGACGCCGATTTCATGGCCGACATGCTGGCCTTCTACGCCCGCCTCAACCTGCCGCGCGCGCTGGAGGATTTCGGTGTCGCGACCGATGCGGTGGTGGACGGCATCGTCTCCGTGTCGTGGGACACCGCGCCCTACCTGCGCAATTTCGTACAGCCGCTGTCCAAGGAGATACTGGCCGATGCGTTCCGGACACTCGCCGTCGGGCGCGCCAAATGA
- a CDS encoding LacI family DNA-binding transcriptional regulator, whose translation MTGDGCAGELAGGSGGMARVTLADVARAAGVDMSTASRVLRGEATQRVREETRVRILKIAEEMQYLANPLARGLRTQRTDTLGIVVPQLDNPVFASAIRGAELAAAERGYSLLISHREPGETATTIAKISRTNRVDGLLVASLDDDEVLRTDLAAARVPFVLMNRILPGAALSVVLDSRAAARKGVEHLTALGHRRIAHLAGREGGFNARERLQGYRDGLAAAGIAFDEKLVGVAGYTAEGGTTAMRALMPQHPTAVLAATLVSAAGAMATLHEAGLRIPEDISIIGLHDAPVARMLYPALTSVAMPTEEMGRVAADLLIRALAGEEPEPVAPLPPGALVVRGSTGPAPH comes from the coding sequence GTGACTGGGGATGGTTGCGCGGGAGAGCTGGCGGGGGGCTCCGGCGGGATGGCGCGGGTGACATTGGCGGATGTGGCGCGGGCGGCGGGCGTCGACATGTCGACGGCCTCGCGCGTGCTCCGGGGCGAGGCGACCCAGCGGGTGCGGGAGGAGACGCGCGTCCGCATCCTCAAGATCGCCGAGGAGATGCAATACCTCGCCAATCCGCTGGCGCGCGGGCTTCGCACCCAGCGCACCGATACGCTCGGCATCGTGGTGCCCCAGCTCGACAACCCGGTCTTCGCCTCGGCCATCCGGGGGGCGGAGCTGGCGGCGGCCGAGCGCGGCTATTCGCTGCTCATCTCCCATCGCGAGCCGGGCGAGACGGCCACCACCATCGCCAAGATCTCCCGCACCAATCGCGTGGACGGCCTGCTCGTCGCGAGCCTCGACGATGACGAGGTGCTGCGCACCGACCTCGCCGCCGCGCGCGTCCCCTTCGTGCTGATGAACCGCATCCTGCCCGGCGCCGCGCTTTCCGTGGTGCTGGACAGCCGCGCGGCGGCGCGCAAGGGCGTGGAGCATCTCACCGCCCTCGGCCATCGGCGCATCGCCCACCTTGCCGGCCGCGAAGGCGGCTTCAATGCCCGCGAGCGCCTGCAGGGCTATCGCGACGGGCTCGCGGCGGCGGGCATCGCGTTCGACGAAAAACTGGTGGGCGTGGCCGGCTACACCGCGGAAGGCGGCACCACGGCCATGCGGGCGCTGATGCCCCAACACCCCACGGCGGTGCTGGCCGCGACCCTCGTCTCCGCCGCCGGCGCCATGGCGACGCTGCACGAGGCGGGCCTGCGCATTCCCGAGGACATCTCGATCATCGGCCTGCACGACGCGCCGGTGGCGCGCATGCTCTATCCGGCCCTCACCAGCGTCGCCATGCCGACCGAGGAGATGGGCCGCGTCGCCGCCGATCTGCTCATTCGCGCCTTGGCGGGGGAAGAGCCTGAGCCCGTCGCGCCGCTGCCGCCCGGCGCCCTCGTGGTGCGTGGCTCCACCGGCCCAGCTCCTCACTGA
- a CDS encoding carbohydrate ABC transporter permease, giving the protein MSSKATIYSFLFLGLAVTALLIVAPVVYAVSLSFYQMDSFVGAPKWAGLDNYARMLSQWVFWRALINGFIYSLGTIVFQVVLGIGFALVLNQVFPGRNIVRGLSILPYLLPTVVVVLTFKWMVDGSIGVLTTMMSALGLPQVQWFESPGAAMASVILVSVWMWTPFVTTTFLAALQTVPSSLYEAAKVDGTNAVQRFFHITLPMLKPILTVIVLLRAVWMFNKFDVIWLLTQGGPVGATEHLAILSYKQAFGQFDIGGGAAVATISFAILSLVVFIYFRLFPLDTE; this is encoded by the coding sequence GTGAGCTCCAAAGCGACGATCTATTCCTTCCTCTTCCTGGGCCTCGCCGTCACCGCGCTGCTCATCGTGGCGCCGGTGGTCTATGCGGTGTCGCTGAGCTTCTACCAGATGGATTCCTTCGTCGGCGCGCCCAAATGGGCGGGGCTCGACAATTACGCCCGCATGCTCTCGCAATGGGTGTTCTGGCGCGCGCTCATCAACGGCTTCATCTATTCTCTGGGCACCATCGTTTTCCAGGTCGTTCTTGGCATCGGTTTCGCGCTGGTGCTGAATCAGGTGTTCCCAGGCCGCAACATCGTGCGCGGCCTCTCCATCCTGCCCTATCTGCTGCCGACCGTGGTGGTGGTGCTGACCTTCAAGTGGATGGTTGACGGCTCCATCGGCGTGCTCACCACCATGATGTCCGCCCTCGGCCTGCCGCAGGTGCAATGGTTCGAGAGCCCGGGCGCCGCCATGGCCTCGGTGATCCTGGTGAGCGTGTGGATGTGGACGCCCTTCGTCACCACCACCTTCCTCGCCGCGCTGCAGACCGTGCCGTCGTCTCTCTACGAGGCGGCGAAGGTGGACGGCACCAACGCCGTGCAGCGCTTCTTCCACATCACCCTGCCCATGCTGAAGCCGATCCTCACGGTGATCGTGCTGCTGCGCGCGGTGTGGATGTTCAACAAGTTCGACGTCATCTGGCTGCTCACCCAGGGCGGCCCGGTGGGCGCCACGGAGCATCTCGCCATCCTGTCCTACAAGCAGGCCTTCGGGCAGTTCGACATCGGCGGCGGTGCGGCGGTGGCGACCATCTCCTTCGCCATCCTGTCGCTGGTGGTGTTCATCTATTTCCGCCTGTTCCCGCTCGATACGGAGTGA